From the Hordeum vulgare subsp. vulgare chromosome 1H, MorexV3_pseudomolecules_assembly, whole genome shotgun sequence genome, the window TCTCCTATACATTTTCAATATATTGAACATGACACCCTCACATGGGCGAGGACCATTGTGCTAGTTCCATCAAACATTACATGCTAGTTCTATCAAACATATAATTGCATAATATATCTATCAATCCTAGTTATCTTGTTAAACCCTTGCTATATAATTtccaaattgatcatttgaagtgatattgatGATGCGAATCAACACGATGTCATGTGAAAAAACCATGTATTGTGCTTTTTGTAGACAGATAAGTAGATAGATAAACCAAAACacatttaactgtgtatttatcCTTCAATCTCATACACTTGTCTTGCTCATAAAACAAAGAAATACATTTGTCCTAGAGGGAAAAGCAGAacacatggcatcatggatcacattTCCAAAAAAAAAGTTGCTTGATGCTTTAATAAAATTGCCCAtctccaaaaacaaaaaaaggcatCATAGATCACATCTATTTCCATTTCATACACTTTGCCATCTCACTTAGTTTGCACATACATACGCGCAGACATACCCATAATTAATAATAAGTCACGCCGCATGCATGCACGTGCCAAATTATTGAGGTACATGTGTGCATGTGCACGTGATGTTGTGTTAAACCATAGTTGGTCGCTCCTCGTCGATGTTtcgatgatgccatgcttaatatcCTTGGAACTGGGGAGGTGGTGGTGACGCGTATTTCGCCGACACGACCGGCGGCATGATGAACTCGTCGAACTTCGGGGGAGGAAGAGATTCCGACGGAGGTGGTTGTGGCTCTTCTTTGACCGGTGGTGGAGTGGATTTTGCTGGAGGAGGCAACAACACTGGTGCCGGTGGCGGTGAGCTGACTGGGGCCGGTGGTGGAGGAGACTTGACTGGAGGCGGCGGTGAGCTAACTGGGGCGGGAGGTGGTGGAGATTTCACCGGAGGAGGTGGTGAGCTCACCGGTGCGGGTGGAGGCTTCACCGGTACCGGTGGTGGTGAATAGACTggtgctggtggaggaggagacTTGACTGGAGGTGGCGGCGAGCTAACTGGAGCGGGTGGTGGTGGAGATTTCACTGGAGCCGGTGGAGGCTTCACCGGTGCCGGTGGTGGAAGTACCttaaccggcgttggtggtggaAGTACCTTAACCGGAGCTGGTGGAGGAAGCACCTTCTCGGGTGCGGGTGGTGGTGGAGATTTCACTGGAGGAGGTGGTGAGCTCACCGGAGCCGGTGGAGGCTTCACCGGTGCCGGTGGTGGAAGCACCTTCTCCGGTGCCGGTGGTGGAAGTACCttaaccggcgttggtggtggaAGTACCTTAACCGGAGCTGGTGGAGGAAGCACCTTCTCAGGTGCGGGTGGTGGTGGAGATTTCACTGGAGGAGGTGGTGAGCTCACCGGAGCCGGTGGAGGCTTCACTGGTGCCGGTGGTGGAAGCACCTTCTCTGGTGCGGGTGGTGGAAGTACCttaaccggcgttggtggtggtAGTACCTTCTCGGGTGCGGGTGGCGGAAGTACCTTAACCGGCGCTGGTGCTGGTGAGCTCACTGGAGCTGGTGGAGGCTTCACCGGTACTGGTGGTGGTGAGCTGACTGGTGCTGGCGGTGGTGGGGActtcacaggaggtggcggtgagcTCACGGGAGCCGGTGGTGGTAATGATTTCTCAGGCGTATGTTCTTTTGGTGGAGATGACTTCACCGGTGGTGGCAGTGATTCAGTATGTTTTGCTGGTGGTTCATACTCCTCTACCGGAGGCGAAGGAGTCTTTGCCGGAGTTGGTGGTGGCATTGCCTTTTCTTTAGGTGGGATCACCGGTGTTTCGGTTGGCGGAGCCTTCTTCGGTGCGGGTGGTGGAGAGTAGACCGGTGCGGGTGGCGGAGGTGATTTCACTGGAGGTGGTGGGGAGCTCACTGGCGCAGGCGGGGGAGGAGATTTCACCGGGGGTGGTGGGGAGTAGACCGGTGCGGGTGGGGGAGGAGACTTAACCGGAGGTGGCGGAGAGCTCACCGGTGCCGGTGGTGGGGGAGATTTCACCGGGGGTGGTGGAGAGTAGACCGGTGCGGGTGGGGGAGGAGACTTCACCGGAGGTGGTGGGGAGCTCACCGGTGCGGGCGGGGGTGGAGACTTGACGGGAGGTGGTGGAGAGCTCACCGGTGCCGGCGGGGGTGGAGATTTCACAGGGGGTGGCGGAAGCACCTTCACCGGTGCCGGTGGTGGAAGAACCTTTTTCTCTGGCGCGGGCGGCGGAAGCACCTTAACCGACGGCGGTGGCGGAAGCACCCTATACTCAGGTGCGGGTGGCGGAAGCACCTTTTCGGGTGCGGGCGGCGGAAGCACCTTAACCGGCGCTGGTGGCGGAAGCACCTTAACCGGCGCTGGTGGCGGAAGCACCTTTTCGGGTGCGGGCGGCGGAAGCACCTTCACCGGTGCTGGTGGCGGAAGCACCTTCTCGGGCGCGGGCGGCGGAAGCACCTTAACCGGCGCTGGTGGTGGAAGCACCTTCTCGGGTGCGGGCGGCGGAAGCACCTTAACCGGCGCTGGTGGTGGTAGCACCTTCTCGGACGCGGGCGGCGGAAGCACCTTGACCGGCGCTGGTGGTGGTAGCACCTTCTCGGACGCGGGCGGCGGAAGCACCTTGACGGGCGCTGGTGGTGGAAGCACCTTGACCGGAGGTGTGTACTCTTCGGACGGAGGCGCCCTATTGCGTTCAGGTGTCAACGGGAGCCAGCCGGAACTCGGAGGTGGCGGAGCGGAAGCATACTCTTCCTTGGGTGGCGGAGCGGAAGCATACTCTTCCTTGGGTGGCGGAGCGGAAGCATACTCTTCcttgggtggcggcggcggcgaccccCTTGCCGGCCCAACAATCGGTGGCAGAACGGACGGCTCGGGTGCTGCTACCGGGTACGATGGCTTTACGGGCCCAATTATCGGCGGCATGGCCGCTTCCTCCGGCGGCGATGCCTTGGCGGGCGTCGTGTACCCGGCACACGTGTGGGTGCTGCAGTCGACGGGGCGCGCGAGCACGGGCGCGCACTGGAGCGCGGTCTTCTGCGCTGGCCGGAGCGTGCCGAGGCAGTTGTTTGCGTCGTCGAGGTTCACCTCCGACTTGTCGGAGGGCATGCATGGCGCGGACTCGGACTCGAAGAAGTTGGAGGCGAAGCTGAAGTTGACGAGCGCGGGGAGCTCGCAGATTGCCTCGTGCACGACGCCGGTCAAGACGTTCCTGGAGACGTCGAGCTGCTCGATCTTGCTGCAGCCTGAGAGCTCCTTGGGAAGGGACCCGACGAGGCCGTTGCCGCTGACGTCGACGACGGTGGTGTTCTTGAGCATGCCGATCTCGAGCGGCATGCAGCCGTCGAGGGTGTTGTTGAGGAAGATGATCTCGTCGAGCGTCTTGGCCATGCGGCCGATGCTCTTGGGGATGCACCCCACGAACTTGTTGTTGGCGAAGACGATGACGGAGGCGGTGGAGTTGCCGATGTTCTCCGGGATGGGGCCGACGAAGCGGTTGCTGTTGACGAAGATGGCGTCGTACTCCTTGTCGAAGAGCGCCGGCGGGAGTTCGCCCTCGAACTCGTTGAACCGGATGTCGACGTACTTGACCGACACCATCTCGAGCACGACGTAGGGGAAGACCCCGACGAAGCGGTTGTTGCTGACGTCGAACTCGTAGAGGATGGTGAGGCGCGCCATGCTCTTGGGGATGATGCCGCAGAAGCGGTTGGAGTTGATGTGGAAGAAGGCGAGGTCGGTGAGCAGGCCCAGCTCCGGCGGAAGGTATCCGGCGATGTCGGCGCCGTTGAGGTCGATCCCGGCAACCACGGTGGCGTTGGCGTCGTCCAGCGCCTGCGCGCAGACCACGCCGTTGTAGGAGCACACGTCGGTGCCCACCCAGTTGCTGGTGAAGTTCTTGGGGTCGGAGTAGAAGGCCTTGCGCCAGGCCTGGAGCCCGATGTAGGCGCGCCGGAGCCGCCCGTTCGCGAAGGTCTTGCCGCCAGCGGCGGCCTTGTCGTCCATCTCCAGGTCCGAGGGGAGCTCGCCGTCCTCGCCAACGCCCACGCCATCCTCGCCGGCCTCGCTTATGGCCACCAGCTGGCGGTGCGCGA encodes:
- the LOC123403890 gene encoding pollen-specific leucine-rich repeat extensin-like protein 3, with the translated sequence MDQRGPLQPDGRRLAAALLLLLAAFLSSARAVTREEASNIAHRQLVAISEAGEDGVGVGEDGELPSDLEMDDKAAAGGKTFANGRLRRAYIGLQAWRKAFYSDPKNFTSNWVGTDVCSYNGVVCAQALDDANATVVAGIDLNGADIAGYLPPELGLLTDLAFFHINSNRFCGIIPKSMARLTILYEFDVSNNRFVGVFPYVVLEMVSVKYVDIRFNEFEGELPPALFDKEYDAIFVNSNRFVGPIPENIGNSTASVIVFANNKFVGCIPKSIGRMAKTLDEIIFLNNTLDGCMPLEIGMLKNTTVVDVSGNGLVGSLPKELSGCSKIEQLDVSRNVLTGVVHEAICELPALVNFSFASNFFESESAPCMPSDKSEVNLDDANNCLGTLRPAQKTALQCAPVLARPVDCSTHTCAGYTTPAKASPPEEAAMPPIIGPVKPSYPVAAPEPSVLPPIVGPARGSPPPPPKEEYASAPPPKEEYASAPPPKEEYASAPPPPSSGWLPLTPERNRAPPSEEYTPPVKVLPPPAPVKVLPPPASEKVLPPPAPVKVLPPPASEKVLPPPAPVKVLPPPAPEKVLPPPAPVKVLPPPAPEKVLPPPAPVKVLPPPAPEKVLPPPAPVKVLPPPAPVKVLPPPAPEKVLPPPAPEYRVLPPPPSVKVLPPPAPEKKVLPPPAPVKVLPPPPVKSPPPPAPVSSPPPPVKSPPPPAPVSSPPPPVKSPPPPAPVYSPPPPVKSPPPPAPVSSPPPPVKSPPPPAPVYSPPPPVKSPPPPAPVSSPPPPVKSPPPPAPVYSPPPAPKKAPPTETPVIPPKEKAMPPPTPAKTPSPPVEEYEPPAKHTESLPPPVKSSPPKEHTPEKSLPPPAPVSSPPPPVKSPPPPAPVSSPPPVPVKPPPAPVSSPAPAPVKVLPPPAPEKVLPPPTPVKVLPPPAPEKVLPPPAPVKPPPAPVSSPPPPVKSPPPPAPEKVLPPPAPVKVLPPPTPVKVLPPPAPEKVLPPPAPVKPPPAPVSSPPPPVKSPPPPAPEKVLPPPAPVKVLPPPTPVKVLPPPAPVKPPPAPVKSPPPPAPVSSPPPPVKSPPPPAPVYSPPPVPVKPPPAPVSSPPPPVKSPPPPAPVSSPPPPVKSPPPPAPVSSPPPAPVLLPPPAKSTPPPVKEEPQPPPSESLPPPKFDEFIMPPVVSAKYASPPPPQFQGY